Proteins encoded by one window of Ktedonobacterales bacterium:
- a CDS encoding ABC transporter ATP-binding protein, which produces MKATSYAEYRRSHRWRENSLASDDEDIYGKFDLQLIRRFGPYLARYRAASIASVILMLLYTGLNVAYPFLIGVAIDDFISRSNLGGLAIASAGLVALNIVMWLAQYWQVWSMSWVGEQVLYHLSSDMFAHLQRLSLSFYDHTQIGRVMSRLQSDVDVLEGLLSSGLLSILSSLLALIGIIGAMLIMNVSLALLAFTVLPLMIGIAAFWQKHAQRSFRVTRAAISLVNATLQENISGMRVIQSMVREDRNREEFDDLNAYNRDTNLTASKIAALVLPLVEVVAAIAIVITLFYGSVLISRGSLSVGVLVAFILYIYRFFDPIRDLSQQYTQLQRSGVAAERIFQILSIPVEITDRPNAKVLPQIKGDVEFREVVFGYKPEAPVLQGLNLSIKAGQTAAIVGHTGAGKSTIASLLSRFYDVQQGAVLIDGYDVKEVTQSSLRSQIGIVLQEPFLFTGTIRDNISYGRLEATDEEIEEAARVIGVHDIIIQLPRGYETPIRERGRNLSVGQRQLISFARALLADPRILILDEATANIDTFTEVLVQQGLQRLLHGRTALVIAHRLSTIKNADTIIVLQGGRIIEQGSHQELLQRDGAYATLYAMGFRQSHV; this is translated from the coding sequence ATGAAAGCGACCTCCTACGCGGAGTACCGGCGGAGCCATCGTTGGCGCGAAAACAGCCTTGCCAGCGACGACGAGGATATTTATGGCAAGTTCGATTTGCAGCTCATCCGCCGCTTTGGCCCCTACCTGGCCCGCTATCGCGCCGCCAGCATCGCCAGCGTCATCCTCATGTTGCTATACACCGGGCTGAACGTCGCCTATCCTTTCCTGATCGGCGTGGCAATTGATGACTTCATCAGCCGCAGCAACCTGGGTGGCCTGGCTATCGCCAGCGCCGGCCTGGTCGCGCTTAACATCGTTATGTGGCTGGCTCAATACTGGCAAGTCTGGAGTATGTCCTGGGTAGGCGAGCAGGTTCTCTACCATCTGAGTTCGGATATGTTTGCCCATCTCCAGCGGCTCTCGCTCAGCTTCTACGACCACACGCAGATCGGGCGCGTCATGTCGCGCCTACAGAGCGATGTTGATGTGCTGGAAGGCTTGCTGAGTTCAGGGTTGCTCTCCATTCTGAGTTCCCTGCTGGCGCTGATCGGCATCATCGGCGCGATGCTGATCATGAACGTATCGCTGGCGCTGCTGGCCTTCACCGTCCTTCCCCTCATGATTGGCATCGCGGCGTTCTGGCAGAAACACGCGCAGCGTTCCTTCCGCGTGACGCGGGCAGCTATTTCATTAGTGAATGCCACGCTTCAAGAAAATATCTCCGGCATGCGCGTCATCCAGAGCATGGTGCGCGAGGACCGCAACCGCGAAGAGTTCGACGACCTCAACGCCTACAACCGCGATACAAACCTGACCGCCAGCAAGATCGCCGCGCTGGTCCTGCCGCTGGTGGAAGTGGTGGCCGCCATCGCCATTGTCATCACCCTCTTTTATGGCAGTGTGCTGATCTCGCGCGGCTCCCTGAGCGTCGGCGTGCTGGTAGCCTTTATCCTCTATATCTATCGCTTTTTCGATCCCATCCGTGATCTCAGCCAGCAATACACCCAGTTGCAGCGTTCAGGCGTAGCCGCCGAGCGTATCTTCCAAATCCTCTCGATACCCGTTGAAATCACTGATCGCCCCAACGCCAAAGTCCTGCCACAGATCAAAGGTGATGTGGAGTTCCGCGAAGTCGTCTTCGGCTACAAGCCCGAAGCGCCCGTCTTGCAAGGGCTGAACCTTTCGATCAAAGCCGGTCAGACCGCCGCCATCGTGGGGCATACCGGCGCGGGAAAAAGCACCATCGCCAGCCTGCTTTCGCGCTTCTATGATGTGCAGCAAGGGGCTGTCTTGATTGATGGATACGATGTAAAAGAAGTGACGCAGAGTTCGCTGCGCAGCCAGATTGGCATCGTCCTTCAGGAGCCGTTCCTCTTCACCGGAACCATCCGCGACAACATCAGCTATGGCCGCCTTGAAGCGACTGATGAAGAGATTGAGGAGGCGGCGCGGGTCATCGGCGTCCACGACATCATCATCCAACTGCCCCGGGGTTATGAAACGCCTATCCGCGAGCGCGGGCGCAACCTCAGCGTGGGCCAGCGTCAGCTCATCTCCTTCGCGCGGGCGCTGCTGGCCGACCCACGTATCCTCATACTGGACGAGGCCACCGCCAACATTGATACCTTCACCGAAGTGCTGGTGCAGCAGGGCTTGCAGCGTCTGCTGCATGGACGCACCGCGCTGGTGATCGCGCACCGCCTCTCGACGATCAAGAACGCCGATACCATCATCGTCCTTCAGGGCGGGCGCATCATCGAGCAAGGCTCCCACCAGGAACTTTTGCAGCGCGACGGAGCCTACGCCACGCTCTACGCGATGGGCTTCCGCCAATCGCATGTTTGA